A section of the Brevundimonas sp. AJA228-03 genome encodes:
- a CDS encoding phasin family protein encodes MTPPDKTIRNGKRAARNAHAAGDNAVHGGEMLRAASDVIAARLNIMAEGLANPMKADMREMSLMGTEKVEAMTASATAVAGNLGDLAARVSKSAMDEVAHARDAASRIAAATSPLAAAAAHHDYAVAWWGRAAGQMLTLNTELLKAQADALKPIHTAAVANAKRLKR; translated from the coding sequence ATGACCCCTCCCGACAAGACGATCCGCAACGGCAAACGCGCCGCCCGCAATGCCCACGCGGCGGGTGACAATGCGGTCCACGGCGGCGAGATGCTGCGCGCGGCCTCCGACGTCATCGCCGCCCGGCTCAACATCATGGCCGAGGGACTGGCCAATCCCATGAAGGCCGACATGCGCGAGATGTCGTTGATGGGCACCGAGAAGGTCGAGGCCATGACGGCCTCGGCCACTGCCGTCGCCGGCAACCTCGGCGATCTGGCCGCCCGCGTGTCGAAGTCCGCCATGGACGAGGTCGCCCATGCCCGGGACGCCGCCTCGCGGATCGCGGCCGCCACCTCGCCCCTGGCCGCCGCAGCCGCCCACCATGACTACGCCGTCGCCTGGTGGGGCCGCGCGGCCGGTCAGATGCTGACGCTGAACACCGAACTGCTGAAGGCCCAGGCCGATGCACTGAAGCCCATCCACACGGCGGCCGTGGCGAATGCGAAGCGGCTCAAGCGGTAG
- a CDS encoding Rieske (2Fe-2S) protein produces MSETPASGRRRVWTTPAGVALCAVDDIAEPGSRGFVLQIGEAWFHGFVVRKAGEVAGWVDRCPHQGFPIAIELDRYLTPDGSLILCGWHGAVFEPLSGACVGGPCAGGKLTPWPVRIDGAVIRTG; encoded by the coding sequence ATGAGCGAGACGCCCGCGTCGGGGCGAAGGCGGGTCTGGACGACGCCGGCCGGCGTGGCCCTGTGCGCGGTGGACGACATCGCCGAGCCGGGGTCGCGCGGTTTCGTGCTTCAGATCGGAGAGGCCTGGTTCCACGGCTTTGTGGTGCGCAAGGCGGGCGAGGTCGCCGGCTGGGTCGATCGCTGTCCGCACCAGGGTTTTCCGATCGCCATCGAGCTGGACCGCTATCTGACGCCGGACGGGTCGCTGATCCTGTGCGGCTGGCACGGGGCGGTGTTCGAACCGCTGTCGGGGGCCTGCGTCGGTGGCCCGTGCGCGGGCGGCAAGCTGACGCCCTGGCCAGTCCGGATCGACGGCGCGGTCATCCGGACCGGGTGA
- the tsaD gene encoding tRNA (adenosine(37)-N6)-threonylcarbamoyltransferase complex transferase subunit TsaD, with product MSGSALVVLGIETSCDETAASVVRLTPDGVATVLSSVVHSQIDDHAAFGGVVPEIAARSHVEMIDGVVRRAMAGAGLGYDRLDGVAATAGPGLVGGVMVGLGFGKAVALARGLPLIAVNHLEGHAVSARLGARVAYPFLLLLVSGGHCQLLEVRGIGDMSRLGTTIDDAAGEAFDKIAKAMGLGYPGGPALETMAEGGDGSRFDLPRALLGRKDCDFSFSGLKTAASRLAQACETDADRADLADAVQSAIARQLSERSDRAMAAYAEKHDHRLKPPRSASEAVGRQGLLFVVAGGVAANRTVRHVLEQTAAKRGFEFLAPPLAYCTDNAAMIALAGAERLQLGLVSDIDSPARPRWPLDEARALADPVHPAGRKGAKA from the coding sequence CTGAGCGGCAGTGCCCTTGTCGTCCTGGGCATCGAGACCAGCTGCGACGAAACGGCGGCCTCGGTGGTGCGGCTGACGCCCGATGGAGTGGCGACCGTGCTGTCATCCGTGGTCCATTCCCAGATCGACGATCATGCGGCCTTCGGCGGCGTGGTGCCCGAGATCGCGGCGCGCAGCCATGTCGAGATGATCGACGGCGTCGTGCGTCGGGCGATGGCCGGGGCGGGTCTCGGATACGACCGGCTGGACGGGGTCGCGGCGACGGCGGGGCCGGGGCTGGTCGGCGGGGTCATGGTCGGGCTGGGGTTCGGCAAGGCGGTGGCCCTGGCGCGGGGCCTGCCGCTGATTGCGGTCAATCATCTGGAAGGTCATGCCGTGTCGGCCCGTCTGGGGGCGAGGGTCGCCTATCCCTTCTTGCTGCTGCTGGTCTCGGGCGGGCATTGCCAGCTGCTGGAGGTGCGCGGCATCGGGGACATGAGCCGCCTGGGCACCACGATCGACGATGCCGCCGGAGAGGCCTTCGACAAGATCGCCAAGGCCATGGGGCTGGGCTATCCGGGCGGACCGGCGCTGGAGACGATGGCCGAGGGCGGCGACGGCTCGCGCTTCGACCTGCCGCGGGCGCTGCTGGGGCGCAAGGACTGCGATTTCTCGTTCTCGGGATTGAAGACGGCGGCGTCGCGCCTCGCCCAGGCCTGCGAGACCGACGCGGACCGGGCCGATCTGGCCGATGCCGTGCAGTCGGCGATCGCGCGCCAGCTGTCGGAGCGATCGGACCGGGCGATGGCGGCCTATGCGGAGAAACACGACCACCGCCTCAAGCCACCTCGCTCCGCGAGCGAGGCGGTCGGCCGACAGGGTCTCCTTTTCGTGGTGGCGGGGGGTGTCGCGGCCAACCGGACGGTGCGGCACGTGCTGGAACAGACGGCGGCGAAACGGGGATTCGAATTTCTGGCCCCGCCCCTGGCCTATTGCACCGACAATGCGGCGATGATCGCCCTGGCGGGCGCGGAGCGGCTGCAGCTGGGGCTGGTTTCGGACATCGATTCGCCCGCCCGCCCGCGATGGCCGCTGGACGAGGCGCGCGCCCTGGCCGATCCTGTCCATCCGGCGGGCCGTAAAGGCGCCAAGGCCTAG
- a CDS encoding alpha-hydroxy acid oxidase, whose translation MPSVDTVHSIADLRGLARRRLPRPIFDYLDGGADEEWSLARNVDAFRDYEIVPDVLTDVSSIQTATTIFGQPAAWPLMLSATGLTRMFHGSAEPAVARAAAAQGIPYCLSTMGTTRLEDLAAAISVPMLFQIYVFKDRGLTREFVSRCREAGYAGLCLTVDTPVAGNRLRDRRSGISLPPRLTAHSLLDFALHPGWSIPALTGATFDLANVSHRTDALATNPLSLFDFIGRQFDPGLSWRDVEWLASEWNGPLAIKGLMTPEDATRAIRSGATGVILSNHGGRQLDGAPAPIDQVAAVRDALGDGPDVICDGGIRRGSDVVKALALGATACSIGRPYLYGLAAGGEAGVARSLEILRDEFVRTLALAGVPSIQTLSRRHIRHRP comes from the coding sequence GTGCCATCAGTTGATACGGTTCACAGCATCGCAGACCTCAGAGGTCTTGCGCGCCGTCGCCTGCCACGTCCGATCTTTGATTATCTGGACGGAGGCGCAGACGAGGAATGGTCTCTGGCACGCAATGTCGATGCTTTCAGAGATTACGAGATCGTCCCGGACGTCCTGACGGACGTATCATCGATCCAGACCGCGACGACCATCTTCGGACAGCCAGCCGCGTGGCCGCTTATGCTTTCCGCGACAGGCCTCACACGGATGTTCCATGGCTCTGCGGAGCCGGCCGTCGCCCGGGCAGCGGCCGCTCAAGGCATTCCCTACTGTCTGTCAACCATGGGCACGACACGGCTTGAGGATCTGGCCGCGGCGATCTCCGTCCCAATGTTGTTCCAGATCTATGTGTTCAAGGATCGCGGGCTTACGCGTGAGTTTGTCTCGCGATGCCGTGAAGCCGGATACGCCGGGCTTTGTCTGACAGTTGATACGCCAGTCGCAGGCAACCGGCTGCGCGATCGTCGAAGCGGCATATCTCTGCCGCCTCGCCTGACCGCGCATTCCCTTCTCGATTTCGCCCTGCATCCCGGTTGGTCGATACCCGCGCTGACCGGTGCCACGTTCGATCTGGCCAATGTCAGTCACAGGACAGACGCCCTGGCGACAAACCCGCTGAGCCTTTTCGACTTCATCGGTCGTCAGTTTGACCCCGGCCTGTCCTGGCGCGACGTCGAATGGCTCGCATCCGAGTGGAACGGTCCTCTTGCGATCAAGGGGCTCATGACGCCGGAGGACGCGACGCGGGCGATCCGTTCGGGCGCCACCGGCGTGATCCTGTCCAACCACGGCGGACGGCAACTGGATGGCGCGCCTGCGCCGATCGATCAGGTCGCCGCCGTGAGAGATGCGCTCGGCGACGGACCGGATGTCATTTGCGACGGGGGTATTCGACGCGGCTCGGACGTCGTCAAGGCGCTGGCCCTGGGAGCGACCGCCTGCTCGATCGGCCGCCCCTATCTCTACGGCCTGGCGGCTGGCGGCGAAGCCGGCGTCGCTCGATCCCTGGAGATTCTGCGCGACGAGTTCGTACGCACCCTCGCCCTGGCGGGCGTCCCTAGCATCCAGACCCTGTCGCGACGTCACATCCGGCACAGGCCTTAG
- a CDS encoding uroporphyrinogen-III synthase has protein sequence MMEAIHRVWVTRARPGADRTAERLTGLGHTPLVVPLLEIRPLDVALDLSGVQALAFTSLNGVAAFAALSPDRSLPVFAVGDATARAAQDAGFTSVRSAEGSLHDLATLIRAEASGLSILHPGAAEPAGDLSAAVGDTARLRSIAVYGAVETRVEPPGDWEAALVHSPRAGRALAALMQGRPNLPVVIAISAAAADPLRTTGFAEVRIAAAPTEAALLAALGNPRPAV, from the coding sequence ATGATGGAAGCGATCCACAGGGTCTGGGTCACCCGCGCCCGACCCGGCGCCGACCGGACCGCCGAACGCCTCACCGGTCTGGGCCACACGCCGCTGGTCGTCCCGCTGCTGGAGATCCGGCCGCTCGACGTCGCCCTCGACCTCTCTGGCGTCCAGGCCCTCGCCTTCACCAGCCTCAACGGGGTCGCGGCCTTCGCGGCGCTGTCGCCGGACCGGAGCCTGCCGGTCTTCGCAGTCGGGGACGCCACCGCCCGCGCCGCGCAGGACGCCGGCTTCACCTCTGTCCGGTCGGCGGAAGGAAGCCTGCACGACCTCGCCACCCTGATCCGCGCCGAGGCGTCGGGCCTGTCGATCCTGCATCCCGGCGCGGCCGAGCCCGCCGGAGACCTGTCCGCCGCCGTCGGCGACACCGCCCGCCTGCGTTCGATCGCCGTCTATGGCGCGGTCGAAACGCGGGTGGAGCCGCCCGGGGACTGGGAGGCCGCCCTGGTCCACTCACCCCGCGCCGGCCGCGCCCTGGCGGCCCTGATGCAGGGTCGGCCGAACCTGCCGGTCGTGATCGCCATCTCGGCCGCCGCCGCCGATCCGCTGCGAACCACCGGTTTTGCCGAGGTCCGCATTGCCGCGGCCCCGACCGAAGCAGCCCTTCTCGCGGCCCTTGGCAATCCTCGCCCCGCCGTATAA
- a CDS encoding NAD(P)H-dependent glycerol-3-phosphate dehydrogenase codes for MQFRTAGVIGAGAWGTALALVCARAGLKVVLQAREPEVVDSITHRRINEAFLPGVTLDDAISVTADLDGLSGCDLVLAVPPAQFMRSTLAAYAPFHRAGAPIVLCSKGIERGSLKLMTEVLAETIPDAPAAVLSGPSFAADVSKGLPTAVTLACADARLGEALMETLSGPGFRPYLATDLIGAEVGGAIKNVLAIACGLSEGRRLGKSAHAALITRGFAEMTRLGVALGGEPETVAGLCGLGDLVLTCSSPQSRNMSLGLALGEGQSIEQALAGKRSVAEGYESAPAVRELAHRLGVEMPICEATAALLAGETTVDAMIEALLSRPLKAERE; via the coding sequence ATGCAGTTCAGGACCGCAGGGGTCATCGGCGCGGGGGCCTGGGGCACGGCCCTGGCCCTGGTCTGTGCGCGAGCCGGACTGAAGGTGGTCCTGCAGGCGCGTGAGCCGGAGGTGGTGGACAGCATCACCCACCGCCGCATCAACGAGGCCTTCCTGCCCGGCGTGACGCTGGACGATGCGATTTCGGTCACGGCGGATCTGGACGGGCTGTCCGGATGCGACCTGGTGCTGGCGGTGCCCCCGGCCCAGTTCATGCGGTCGACGCTGGCCGCCTATGCGCCTTTCCACCGGGCGGGGGCCCCGATCGTCCTGTGCTCCAAGGGCATCGAGCGCGGTTCGCTGAAGCTGATGACCGAGGTGCTGGCGGAAACCATCCCCGATGCGCCCGCCGCCGTCCTGTCGGGGCCGAGCTTCGCTGCCGATGTGTCGAAGGGGTTGCCGACGGCCGTGACCCTGGCCTGTGCGGACGCTCGTCTCGGCGAAGCCCTGATGGAGACCCTGTCGGGTCCGGGCTTCCGGCCCTATCTGGCCACCGACCTGATCGGGGCGGAGGTCGGGGGCGCGATCAAGAATGTGCTGGCGATCGCCTGCGGCCTGTCGGAGGGGCGACGGCTGGGCAAGTCGGCGCATGCCGCCCTGATCACGCGCGGCTTCGCCGAAATGACGCGGCTGGGGGTCGCGCTTGGCGGGGAGCCGGAGACGGTGGCGGGGCTGTGTGGCCTGGGCGATCTGGTCCTGACCTGCTCCAGCCCGCAGTCGCGCAACATGAGCCTGGGGCTGGCGCTGGGCGAAGGCCAGTCGATCGAACAGGCGCTGGCCGGAAAACGCTCGGTCGCCGAGGGCTATGAAAGCGCGCCGGCCGTGCGCGAACTGGCGCACAGGCTGGGCGTGGAGATGCCGATCTGCGAGGCAACTGCCGCTCTGCTGGCCGGGGAGACCACGGTCGATGCGATGATCGAGGCCTTGCTGTCCCGGCCGCTCAAGGCCGAACGCGAATGA
- a CDS encoding integrase arm-type DNA-binding domain-containing protein, producing MALTDSAIRALRPRERDYKVSDEKGLYLQVTTAGGRLWRMKFRTAAGLEKKMSFGAYPEVSLKEARDLRDKNRSLVANGVDPADKKRRDQRAAKISADNTFSAVAAGYIAKNRRDGLSDATIVKREWFVRLVQRSLGGRPISEIQPFEVLDAVRPFEAAKNDEKAHRTLQFIGQVFRYAVANQIATSDPTRDLRGALSNRRPKNLAAILEPQRVGELLRNIDGYEGLPLTKLALQLSPLVFVRPGELRRAEWSEIDLDAAVWRIPAEKMKARMEHAVPLSVQAVAILREAASLTGGGRYVFPSIRSRFDPMSENTVNAALRRLGYTGDEMTAHGFRSTASTLLNESGKWSPDAIERALAHKGKDLVRAAYHRGAHWQERVLMAQWWGDYLDRLRMGGEVVPLARKG from the coding sequence TTGGCACTCACCGACTCTGCCATTCGCGCCCTCAGGCCCCGCGAACGTGACTACAAAGTTTCTGACGAAAAGGGCCTATATCTCCAGGTGACCACCGCCGGCGGACGGCTTTGGCGGATGAAATTCCGCACTGCCGCCGGACTCGAGAAGAAGATGTCGTTCGGTGCCTATCCTGAAGTCAGCCTGAAGGAAGCCCGAGATCTGCGGGACAAGAACCGGTCGCTGGTGGCCAATGGGGTCGATCCGGCCGACAAGAAACGCCGGGACCAGCGCGCAGCCAAGATCAGTGCGGACAATACATTCAGTGCGGTGGCGGCGGGCTATATCGCCAAGAACCGGCGTGACGGCTTGTCCGACGCCACGATCGTCAAGCGCGAATGGTTCGTCCGACTGGTTCAGCGGAGCCTCGGCGGGCGGCCCATATCGGAGATTCAGCCCTTCGAAGTGCTGGACGCCGTCAGGCCATTCGAGGCCGCCAAGAACGATGAGAAGGCCCACCGGACGCTTCAATTCATTGGCCAGGTGTTCCGCTACGCGGTCGCTAATCAGATCGCGACCAGTGACCCCACGCGCGACCTGCGCGGTGCTCTTTCGAACCGAAGACCCAAGAACCTCGCTGCCATCCTCGAGCCACAGCGCGTCGGGGAGCTTTTGCGCAACATCGACGGCTATGAGGGTCTGCCGCTGACGAAACTGGCGCTCCAGCTTTCTCCGCTGGTGTTTGTTCGACCCGGAGAACTGCGCCGAGCTGAATGGAGCGAGATCGACCTCGACGCGGCCGTCTGGCGCATCCCGGCCGAGAAGATGAAGGCCCGTATGGAACATGCTGTTCCGCTGTCCGTCCAGGCCGTTGCGATCTTGCGTGAGGCCGCCAGCCTGACCGGCGGCGGACGCTACGTCTTCCCGTCCATCCGGTCACGCTTCGACCCCATGTCCGAGAACACCGTCAACGCTGCCCTGCGCCGGTTGGGTTACACTGGTGACGAGATGACGGCGCACGGATTCCGTTCGACCGCGAGCACCCTCCTCAATGAGTCCGGCAAATGGTCGCCGGACGCCATTGAGCGCGCCCTGGCCCACAAGGGCAAGGACCTCGTCCGGGCGGCTTACCACCGGGGCGCTCACTGGCAGGAACGCGTGCTGATGGCGCAGTGGTGGGGCGACTATCTCGACCGTCTTCGTATGGGTGGGGAGGTGGTTCCGCTCGCGAGAAAGGGTTGA
- the hemC gene encoding hydroxymethylbilane synthase, which produces MATIRIGTRRSALALAQSGMMQRAIAAAMDLPLEEVVLVEIITTGDQIQDRRLMEVGGKALFTKEIEEALLDGRVDIAVHSMKDVPAEQPPGLTIAAIPEREDARDAFISRDYGALERLPHGGRLGTASLRRQAQALALRPDLQIEMLRGNIDTRLRRAAEGDFDAILLAASGLNRLGRSETVRGFLSVDAFLPAPGQGALALQTREGDTDHAWVQAMNHGPTALAVAAERGAMVALEGSCRTAVGAHAHIEGDRLTLTTEMLAPDGTARWRRSGEITGLSAADAMDRARDLGLRLGHEVHAAAGDQQVAV; this is translated from the coding sequence ATGGCCACGATACGTATAGGCACCCGACGCAGCGCCCTGGCGCTGGCCCAGTCCGGGATGATGCAACGGGCCATCGCCGCCGCCATGGACCTGCCGCTCGAGGAGGTGGTGCTGGTCGAGATCATCACCACCGGCGACCAGATCCAGGACCGCCGCCTGATGGAGGTCGGCGGCAAGGCCCTGTTCACCAAGGAGATCGAGGAGGCCCTGCTGGACGGCCGGGTCGATATCGCCGTCCATTCGATGAAGGACGTACCCGCCGAACAGCCCCCCGGCCTGACCATCGCCGCCATCCCGGAACGCGAGGACGCCCGCGACGCCTTCATCAGTCGCGACTATGGCGCGCTGGAGCGCCTGCCCCACGGCGGGCGCCTCGGCACCGCCTCCCTGCGGCGTCAGGCCCAGGCGCTGGCCCTGCGCCCGGATCTGCAGATCGAGATGCTGCGCGGAAACATCGACACCCGCCTGCGCCGCGCGGCCGAGGGCGATTTCGACGCCATCCTGCTGGCCGCCTCGGGCCTGAACCGGCTGGGCCGCTCGGAAACGGTGCGCGGTTTCCTGTCGGTCGACGCCTTCCTGCCCGCGCCGGGCCAGGGGGCTCTGGCCCTGCAGACGCGCGAGGGCGACACCGACCACGCCTGGGTCCAGGCCATGAACCACGGCCCCACGGCCCTGGCCGTCGCGGCCGAGCGCGGTGCCATGGTCGCTCTGGAAGGCTCCTGCCGCACGGCCGTCGGGGCCCACGCCCATATCGAGGGCGACCGCCTGACCCTGACCACCGAAATGCTGGCCCCCGACGGCACCGCGCGCTGGAGACGGTCCGGCGAGATCACCGGCCTGTCGGCTGCCGACGCCATGGATCGCGCCCGCGACCTGGGCCTGCGGCTGGGCCATGAGGTCCATGCGGCGGCCGGCGACCAGCAGGTTGCGGTCTAG